Genomic segment of Ewingella sp. CoE-038-23:
TTAATGATGCGCGCCTCCTTCGAGGCTCAGCAGGTATTTGCGCCCAACCTGCGGCCTTATCTCATCTCCCGCTCCGGCTGCGCCGGGATGCAGCGCTACGTGCAAACCTGGAGTGGCGATAACCGCACCTGCTGGCAAACGCTGCGCTACAACACGCGCATGGGGCTGGGCATGAGCCTCTCCGGCTTGTACAACGTGGGTCATGACGTCGGCGGCTTTGCCGGGGATCGCCCGGATGAAGAGCTGTTTGTGCGTTGGGTGCAGAATGGCGTGATGCACCCGCGCTTTACTATTCACTCGTGGAATGATGACGGCACGGTGAATGAGCCATGGATGTTTAGCCAGAGCACGGCGCTGATCCGCGACGCCATCAACCTGCGCTATCGCCTGCTGCCCTACTTCTACACCTTGCTGTGGCAGGCCCATGAGGATGACGAGCCGATGCTGCGCCCGACTTTCCTCGACCACGAGCACGACGCCAATACCTTCGCCGAAACCGACGATTTTATGCTGGGGAAAGACCTGCTGGTGGCAAGCGTAGTGGAGCAGGGCCAGCGCGAGCGCGAGGTGTATCTGCCCGCTAACGAGAGCGGCTGGTGCGATTTCTACAGCGGAAAATGGTTTGCCGGTGGTCAGTTTATCAAGCTGGACGCGCCGCTGGAGCGCCTGCCACTGCTGGTGCGAGCCGGTGCAGCACTGCCTATGTCTCAGCGCACGGCTTATGTTGATCAGCAGCAGGACAAGGTGCGCGAGCTGCACATTTTCCCAAGCCCGGCGGCGGCCACCTCTTGCGGTATGCTGTTTGAAGATGACGGCGAGAGCCACGGCTGGAAAGAGGGCAATGCGCTGTGGCTAAGCTGGGAGATTAAAACGGACGGCGAGAAAATCAGTATCGACTTTACTCAACGTGGCGATTTCAGACCGGCGTGGGACAGTTTGGGCATCGTGCTGCCAGCCGGAGAGACGCGCCCGCTGTGGATTAATGGCGTGAAGTCAGAGAGTTATAGGTTGTAAGCTTTTAGCGCCTCCCCCTAAAAAAGGGGGAGGCTGGGAAGGGGTATACAGCGACCGTTATTGCTTCGCAGCGGGCTTGCGCGTTTTCTTCGCAAGCGTCACGACTTTCACTTCGCTCTCAATCCAACCATCCGCCAGGCGGGTTTTCAGCGTGTCGCCCGGCGCGGTCTGCGTGGTTTTCTTCAGCAATTCACCCTTCGGCGTGGTGGTCACGCTATAACCGCGCGCCAGCGTGGCCAAAGGACTGACGGCTTCCAGCTGGGTACAGGCCGTGCCAAAACGCTGCCGGCTGTTGGACAGTTGCAGGACCAGCGCCTGTTGCAGACGGTACTGCAATTGCTGGACTCGCTGCTGGGCGCGATGAATGCGCGACTGCGGCTGCTGCTGGTTGAGGCGCTGCTGCAGGCGATCGATGCGACGCAGCATCTGGCGCAGCTGGTTTTGCATGGCCTCATCAAGCCGACGGCGCAGTTTGAACAGCGCGGTTTGCTGGCGAGCCAGGCGCAGGTGCGGGTGCTGTTGCTGCAAACGATGGTTCAGGCGGGTAAAACGCTGAGCCAGCTGGGCGAGGTAATAGTCCATCGCCATTTCCAAACGCTGCTGCTGAGATTGAATCTGGCGCAGCAGTTCCAGCTGATTGCGGCTAATTAACTCGGCGGCGGCAGACGGCGTCGGCGCGCGCAGGTCGGCCACAAAGTCGGCGATGGTGACGTCGGTTTCATGGCCGACGGCGCTGACAATCGGAATGGCGCTTTTGAAAATGGCCCGCGCCACGCGCTCATCGTTAAAGCTCCACAAATCTTCCAAAGAGCCACCGCCGCGCCCGACAATCAACACATCCACTTCCTGACGCGAGTTTGCCAGCTCAATGGCACGGACAATTTGCATCGGCGCGTCGACACCCTGCACGGCAGTCGGGTAGATGATGACCGGCAGTGACGGGTCACGGCGTTTCAGCACGTTTAATACGTCATGCAGCGCCGCGCCGCTCGACGAGGTGATCACCCCGACGCACTTGGCAGGCGAGGGCAGGGGCTGCTTGAATTGGGCATCAAAAAGCCCTTCGGCGGCCAGCTGCTGCTTCAACAGGTCAAATTTCTGCTGCAACAGCCCGTCACCGGCTTCCTGCATGCTTTCGGCAATCAGCTGATAGTCGCCGCGCGGTTCATACAACGTGATAGTGGCGCGAACCAACACCTGCTGGCCGTTTTGCGGGCGGAAGGTGGTGCGGCGATTGGTGTTGCGGAACATGGCACAGCGAACCTGCGCCCGGTCGTCTTTCAGGGTGAAATACCAGTGACCGGACGAAGGTTGAGAGAAGTTGGAGATCTCGCCTGAAAGCCAGACCTGGCCCATTTCGTTCTCCAGCAGCTGTCGAACCGTCTGATTCAGGCGGCTTACGGTAAAAATTGGCGGGGAAGAAGGTAGTGGCATGTGATCCAGATCAAATTCAAAAACAGAGACTTAATCGGTCGATACTACATGCCCAAACAAGGTAATCAAGAAGTTTCGTAAATAGTACTAGTCGCAATGGGCCCTCACCTGTATAATCCCGCTGCAATATTTTATCCTTTCCGCATCCACCTTGGTGAGATATTGCCCATGCTACGTATCGCAAAAGAAGCTCTAACGTTCGACGACGTCCTCCTTGTACCAGCTCACTCCACAGTTCTGCCTAATACTGCCGACCTAAGCACTCAACTGACCGCTAAAATCCGTCTCAATATTCCAATGCTGTCTGCAGCAATGGATACCGTGACTGAAGCGAATCTGGCGATTGCTCTGGCGCAAGAGGGCGGTCTGGGATTCATTCACAAGAACATGTCCATTGAACGTCAGGCCGAAGAAGTTCGCCGCGTTAAGAAGCATGAAAGCGGCGTGGTCGCCGACCCGAAAACGGTCACCCCTTCTACCACCCTGCGTCAAGTTAAAGAACTCACCGAAATCAACGGCTTTGCCGGTTATCCTGTCGTGACCGAAGGCAACGAACTGGTGGGTATTATTACCGGCCGTGACGTGCGCTTTGTGACCGACCTGGAACAGCCTGTCACCGCAGTGATGACCCCGAAAGAGCGTCTGGTGACGGTCAAAGAGGGCGAAGCACGCGAAGTTGTGTTGCAGAAAATGCACGAAAAACGCGTTGAGAAAGCGCTGGTTGTTGACGCGCAATTTCACCTGCTGGGTATGATCACTGTTAAAGACTTCCAAAAAGCGGAACGTAAACCTAACGCCTGTAAAGATGAGCAAGGCAGTCTGCGCGTTGGCGCGGCAGTTGGCGCTGGCGAAGGCAACGAAGAGCGTATCGACGCACTGGTTGCGGCGGGCGTTGACGTCCTGCTGATCGACTCCTCACACGGCCACTCCGAAGGCGTTCTGTCCCGCATTCGCGCCACTCGCGCTAAATATCCAGACTTAGAAATCATCGGTGGCAACGTGGCGACCGGCGCTGGCGCACTGGCGCTGGTGGAAGCTGGCGTGAGCGCGGTGAAAGTGGGTATCGGCCCTGGCTCAATCTGTACGACGCGTATCGTGACCGGCGTAGGTGTTCCACAAATCACCGCCGTGTCTGACGCGGTGGCTGCGCTGGAAGGCACCGGTATTCCGGTTATCGCTGACGGCGGGATCCGTTTCTCAGGTGACATCGCTAAAGCTATCGCCGCTGGCGCAAGCTGCGTGATGGTTGGCGGCATGCTGGCAGGTACTGAAGAGTCTCCGGGCGAAATCGAACTGTACCAAGGCCGCTCATTCAAATCTTACCGCGGTATGGGTTCTCTGGGCGCGATGTCCAAAGGCTCTTCTGACCGTTACTTCCAGACTGGCAACGCCGCTGACAAACTGGTGCCGGAAGGTATCGAAGGTCGCGTGGCGTATAAAGGCCGTCTGAAAGAGATCGTTCACCAGCAAATGGGTGGTTTGCGCTCATGTATGGGCCTGACCGGTTGTGCTACTATCCACGACCTGCGTACCAAGGCTGAATTTGTTCGCATCAGCGGTGCGGGGATTCAGGAGAGTCATGTTCACGATGTGACTATCACAAAAGAGTCCCCTAATTATAGAATGGGTTCTTAACCCTTAAGACAGCGAGCTACGTGCTCGCTGTCTGCTTTATTGAAGTAAGCTTTTATTGTTGTTGAAAGTTTAACTCGTTGTTTTAACGCTTTTTATTGCTTTCTGGAAAACGCCCCCTCATGAGCGAAAATATTCACAAGCACCGTATCCTGATCCTCGATTTCGGCTCCCAGTACACCCAACTTGTTGCACGCCGCGTGCGTGAACTGGGCGTGTACTGCGAACTCTGGGCTTGGGACGTAACCGAAGCCCAAATCCGCGAATTCAACCCGAACGGTATTATCCTGTCCGGTGGCCCGGAAAGTACCACCGCCACCGACAGCCCGCGCGCACCGGACTATGTGTTCGAAGCTGGCGTACCGGTTCTCGGCGTATGCTACGGCATGCAGACCATGGCAATGCAACTTGGCGGCCATGTTGAAGGTTCCAACGAGCGTGAGTTCGGCTATGCGCAGGTTGAAGTTCAGACCGAAAGCGCGCTGATCCGCGACATTCAGGACGCCCTGAGCGACAGCGCCAAGCCGCTGCTCGACGTATGGATGAGCCACGGCGACAAAGTCACCGCCATCCCATCTGACTTCGTGACCGTTGCCAGCACCGATACCTGCCCGTTTGCCATTATGGCTAACGAGGAAAAACGCTTCTACGGCGTACAGTTCCACCCAGAAGTAACGCACACCCGTCAGGGCCTGCGCATTCTGGAGCGTTTCGTGATGGACATTTGCCAGTGCGAAGCCCTGTGGACCCCGGCTAAAATCATCGAAGACGCCGTTGAACGCCTGCGCGAACAAGTCGGCAACGACCATGTGATCCTCGGCCTGTCCGGCGGCGTGGACTCTTCTGTTACTGCTATGCTGCTGCATCGCGCCATCGGCGACCGTCTGACCTGTGTGTTTGTCGACAACGGCCTGCTGCGTCTGAACGAAGCCGATCAGGTGCTGGAAATGTTCGGCGACCGTTTCGGTCTGAACATCGTTCACGTGGCTGCGGAAGATCGCTTCCTGTCTGCTCTGGCCGGCGTTGATGAGCCAGAGGCTAAGCGTAAAATCATTGGTCGCGTGTTCGTTGAAGTGTTCGACGAAGAAGCCTGCAAACAAGAAGAAGTGAAATGGCTGGCACAGGGCACCATCTACCCTGACGTGATTGAGTCTGCGGCTTCTGCCACCGGCAAAGCGCACGTCATCAAGTCACACCACAACGTGGGTGGCCTGCCGAAAGAGATGAAACTGGGTCTGGTTGAGCCGCTGAAAGAGCTGTTCAAAGACGAAGTGCGCAAAATCGGTCTGGAACTCGGCCTGCCGTACGACATGCTTTTCCGTCACCCGTTCCCGGGTCCAGGTTTAGGCGTTCGCGTATTGGGCGAAGTGAAGAAAGAGTACTGCGACCTGCTGCGTCGCGCCGATGCTATCTTCATCGAAGAGCTGCATAAAGCCGACCTGTACAACAAAGTCAGCCAGGCCTTCACCGTCTTCCTGCCGGTTCGCTCCGTCGGCGTGATGGGCGATGGCCGTAAATATGACTGGGTGGTTTCTCTGCGCGCAGTAGAAACCATCGACTTCATGACTGCTCACTGGGCGCACCTGCCGTACGATTTCCTCGGCCGCTGCTCCAACCGCATCATCAACGAAGTCGACGGCATCTCCCGCGTGGTTTACGACATCTCCGGTAAACCGCCAGCTACGATTGAGTGGGAATAACCCCCCAACCGCAGCCAGCCTGACGGCGTTCAAATAAAACTAAAGCCCGCAATCGCGGGCTTTTTTTTGTACTGAATTCAGCAAGCAGCCATCAACCATCAACAATCAGAGCTTTTCGCCGTTGGTGGCAATCACCTCTTTATACCAGTTAAAGGACTTCTTACGGCTGCGGTTCAGAGTGCCGTTGCCGTCATTGTCTTTATCGACGTAGATCAGGCCGTAGCGTTTTTTCATCTCGCCGGTACCGGCGGAGACCAAATCGATACATCCCCACGGCGTATAACCCATCAGCTCGACGCCGTCCTCGACCACGGCTTTCTTCATTTCGGCAATATGAGCGGACATATAGTCGATGCGGTACTGGTCATTGACCGTGCCGTCGCTCTCTTGCACGTCAATCGCGCCGAAGCCGTTTTCCACGATAAACAGCGGCAGTTGATAGTGATCCCAGAACCAGTTCAGCGAATAGCGCAGGCCGACGGGGTCAATCTGCCAGCCCCAGTCGGACTTCTGGACATAAGGGTTAGAGACCAGACTCTTGGTTTCGTCGTAATCCAGCTGCGGGTTGTCGTCAGTGGCTTTGGTAGCAAACGACATGTAGTAGCTAAAGCCGATATAGTCGACGCAGCCCTGTTTGAGTGCCGCCAGATCGTTCTCGGTGATATCTAGCTCGAAGCCCCGGCGTTCGAAATATTTCAGCAGGTGCTGAGGATATTCGCCGCGCACGTGAACATCGGTGAACCAGTAGCGGCGGTGCATCGCGGTCATCGCCATCATCATATCGCGCGGCGCACAGGTCAGCGGGTAGATAGGGCACATGGCTATCATGCAGCCAACCTGCAAATCAGGGTTAATGGCCTTGGCGGCGCTGACTGCCAGCGCACTGGCGACCAGCTCGTAATGGGCGGCCTGATACATCACCGGCTCGCGATCTTCCCCCGCGACATACTTCAACCCGGAGTTGGTGAAGGGGGCGAAATCTTCGTGATAGTTGGCCTGATTATTGATCTCGTTGAAGGTCATCCAGTACTTCACTTTGTGCTGGTAGCGCGTAAACACTACTTTGGAAAAGCGCACGAAGAAGTCGATCAGCTTGCGATTGCGCCAGCCGCCGTACTCGGCCACCAAGTGATAAGGCATCTCGAAGTGCGACAGGGTGATCACTGGCTCAATGCCGTGTTTCAGGCACTCGTCGAACAGGTCATCGTAAAATTGCAGGCCCGCCTCGTTTGGCTCTAACTCATCCCCCTGTGGGAAGATGCGCGTCCAGGCAATGGAGGTGCGGAAGCATTTAAACCCCAGCTCGGCGAACAGCCCGATATCTTCTTTATAGCGATGATAAAAATCGATGGCTTGGTGGTTAGGGTAATTTTTGCCCGGCAACACGCCATCGGTGATCACGCGCGGGACGCCGTGCGCGCCAGCGGTCATGACGTCAGCAACGCTGACCCCTTTGCCACCTTCTTTCCAACCTCCTTCCAGCTGGTGCGCGGCCACCGCGCCTCCCCACAGAAATCCTTCTTTGAATCCGGACATATTCTTCCTCTCAATTAGAGATCGCTTATCGGCGACCGATACTGTTGATTGAAATGGTAGACCGCGCCGATGAGTCCGGCGTCATTGCCGTGGCTGACAATATCGACATAATCATCAATCCCGAACCAGGCCAGATGTTGACGAAGTAACGCAAGAAATCCGGGGCGCTCAACAATGCCGCCGCCCACCAGAATGATTTGCGGATCAAACAAATTCACCAGGTTGTAGAGCCCGCTGCCGATATCATTCAAAAACTCGGACACTAAACGCTGGCAGACGACGTCCCCGGCCTCGTAGCAGTCGAAGATCTCCTCTCCGCTCACCTCATTGAGCGGCTTACCAACGTGTCCTGCGTAGTTCTGGCGCAGAGTGCGCAGGGTGCAATTGTCATTCATGGTGTACTGGCGAACATCGCGCGGGCCGGGGCGCTCGGTCAGCATGTAACCGAATTCTCCGGCGCGGAAACGGGCGCCGTGAACCAGCTGGTTATTGCAAAAAATAGCCCCGCCGATGCCCGTGCCGATGGTCAGCACCAAAAAGTTAGCCATCTCGGTGGCCTTGCCTTGCCAACGCTCGGCAAGTAGCGCGCAGTTGGCGTCATTTTCGATGGCGACGGGAAGCTGCGTTTGCTGCTCGAGCCACTCTTTCATGGCGAAATTATCAAAGCGGCGAATGGCTCCGCCCATTTCGATAAAGCCGGTATGAGGATTCACATAACCCGGCGCGCTGATGGCGATCCCTTCACAGTCAGGATGCGCCGCGACCCATTGCACCATCGCCTGTAAAATCTGTTCTCCGTCGCTGTCGTTAATGGGCTGGTTGGCCTTTTCTTGTACTTTTCCATCAGAGGTAAGGACGCCCATTTTTAACGCCGTGCCACCAATATCAAATGCGGCAATCTTCATGTGGTTAATTCCTTCTGAGTTTTTATTTCTGCACAGTGAAAGAATTCAATCTTATTTATTTTTAATTATTCGTTCTGAAAGCGAATAAAAGCTTAATCAATTGAAAGGAGGGTAGGCAATGTTGTGCCTCATCTTGAATTGCACCTCTTTTGCACTTCTTTAACATTAGGTTATACAAAGAGTTATGTCTTCTTTCAGAGGCTTAAAGATGGGAGGTGCATTTATTATCTGATTTGTGAACCACTTTTTTGAGCGGAACTGTGATCAATATGACGCTAGGGGACCAAACCCAAGCGTCGGATTTGGTCGATTAAATTAAATAACTTTTATTGAGCCATTAAGCTGGCTGGCGGGCCATCTTGCGCGGAAGGAAATACTTCACTTGGAATTCAAACACATTGGTATAGAGGATGGAAAAATCGATGGGCGCATGGTTGGCATCAACAGATTGGGTTTCCATTCTGATAATTGGATCCCGGACGCTGATATTGAGCATTTTGGCCACTTCGAGGGGAGGAAGCACGGGGTGGAGTGATTCATAGCAGCCGTGTATTTTGACGCCACACTCATGCTCGATATAGAAAAACTTGGATTTTTTCATATGGTTAATCGTCAAATCTGGGAAGCGATTAACCGAAAGCCACGTCTCCTCCAGTTGCATCGGAACATTGTCGATGTAACGCAGCCGCTTGGCATAATAAACCGGTTCGCCGATAGCTAAATGCAGACGGCTGGCAATGTCCTCTGAGGCCTGCTGCAATTCAAATCGCAATACCTGGCTAGTCGGTTTTTTCCCTTCGCTTTTGGCAATCTCGGTAAAACTGTCCAGGTGGGTGACCGAGGCTTGAAAATGTTTATTGCGCAGATAGGTGCCCGAGCCGTGCCTACGCTCAATAAGTTCCTCATCTTCAAGAACTTTCAGCGCCTTTCTCATGGTATTTCGCGACACATTATAAAGTTTAGCCAGCTCTATTTCCGCCGGAAAGATATCGCCAATATTGTATGTCGGACTACTAATTCTTTTTTTTAGTAAGTTCACAATATCTTTGTATACCACTTTTGAACCTCCTTAATTCTTTATAAAACAGTAAACTACAAGTTTCCGAGACAAAAAATTAATCACACGTTCATTTTTATCTATTTTTTTAAACAACTCCGCTCTTACTAACTGTGATCGCAATGGCAATTTCTTTCATTGAAATTCATTAAGTTACCCGACGGGTAGACCATCAACATATATTAATTGGGTGACAAATGAAGAATATTTTATTGGTATGCGCTGCTGGCATGTCCACCAGTATGCTGGTCAAGCGAATGAGAGAACACGCCGAGGCGGGAAACGTTGCTGTAAATATCGACGCTTTTTCCGTTCCTGAGGCCAAGGAAAAAATAAAAAGAAATGAGGCTGACGTTGTCCTATTAGGACCGCAGGTTCGCTTCCAAAAAAGTGAAATAGAAACTGCTGCTCAAGGGAAAATCCCCGTTGCGGTGATCGATATGAAACATTATGGGCAGATGGATGGTAAAGCCGTTTTAGAGAGTGCTTTAGCGCTTTTGTCAGGCAACTAAACTATTACGCTGTAGATAATTAAAAAATAAATTAAATTTCACCGAGGTGTATTTCGGTGATTGCTTATGGACACAATATAGTCAGGCGGCTTTTAAAAATATAATGCCTGATTTTATCAACTGATCAAAGTGCACGTTTAATAATTCATTCTACTATAAAAGGACTCATCATGAGTTTAATGAATGCCTTTGAACGCGGTATGGAGAAGATCCTTGTTCCAATCGCGATTAAATTAAATTCTCAGATACACGTCTCTGCTATTCGCGATGCGTTTATTTTGTCATTCCCCATCGTAATGGCAAGCTCCCTTATCGTGTTAATTAACTTTGCGATTCTCTCGCCGGAAGGCTTTATTGCTTCTATTCTGCATTTGGGGACGATATTCCCGAATTTAGCCGAAGCACAAAATATCTTTGCGCCGGTGATGAATGGCTCGGTGAATATCATGTCCATTATGATCACCTTTCTGGTAGCAAGAAATATCGCGATTAGCTATCAGCAGGATGACCTATTATGTGGTCTGACGGCCATCGGCGCTTTCTTTGTGGTTTATACCCCTTATCATATGGAAGGGGAGCAAGCCTATTTAACCACGCAATATCTGGGTCCACAGGGGCTATTTGTTGCCATTATAGTGGCGATGCTGACCAGCGAGATTTTCTGCCGTCTGGCGCGCAACCCTAAAATTACCATCACCATGCCGGACACGGTTCCGCCAGCCGTGGCGCGCTCCTTTAAAGTCCTTATCCCCATTTTCTTCGTGATGGTGTTTTTCTCGGTGGTTAACTACTGCCTGACGAAAATATCACCCAATGGCCTGAACGAGCTAATTTACAACTTCATTCAAGCCCCGCTGAAAAATATGGGCACCAATATCGTAACGGTTCTAATACTTGGCGTGGTGGCTAACTTCCTCTGGGTGCTGGGAATTCATGGCCCGAACACCGTAGCGGCGGTCCGTGAAACGATTTTCTCCGAAGCCAATCTAGAAAATCTCTCTTTCGCCGCCAACAACGGCACCACTTGGGGCGCACCATATCCCATCACCTGGGGCGGCATTAACGATGCCTTCGCCAACTATGGTGGTTCGGGCATGACGCTGGGTCTGGTGCTGGCGATTTTTATTGCCTCGCGCCGCGCTGATTATCGCGATATGGCAAAAATGGCCTTTGTGCCAGGGTTGTTTAATATCAATGAGCCGATTATTTTTGGCCTGCCCATCGTGCTTAACCCCATTCTTATTATTCCCTTTATTATGGCGCCGTTTGTTAACTCCATTGTTGGCTATTTCTTTGTGAGCTTGGAAATTATCCCGCCAATTGCTTATGCCGTCCCTTGGACAACGCCCGGACCGCTAATTGCATTCTTTGGGACAGGAGGGAACTGGATGGCGCTATTTGTCGGCATGCTCTGCCTGGCGATATCGACGTTAATTTATTTACCGTTCGTCATCGCTGCAAATAAGGTTAACGCCGCGCAGGCAGCACAATAATAGATCAAGGAGAAGCAAGATGTTTGCTGATGAAAGTACCGTTATGGAGTTACTTATCTACGCCGGTCAGGCGCGTTCCGATGCCATGGAGGCGATACGTGCCTCACGCCAAAAATTATGGGACGAGGCTGAACAGCTAATGGCCTCGTCGGAAGCGGCCTGTCGCGAGGCACACAAAATCCAAACAGCGCTTATTGGGCAGGATGAAGGTTGCGGAAAAATAAACGTCAACCTGATTCTGGTTCATGCTCAAGACCATTTAATGACCGCCATGCTGTGTCAGGATTTAGCAAAAGAGATTATTAGTTTACGAAAAGAAGTCTTTGCTTAATTTCACCCGCCTTTAGTCGTAAAGGCTAAAGGCAAAATAATAACTATATTTCTGGGATACTATAATGCATTCAAGTTCATTGAAAGTTAGATTATTGTATTTATCAATCCTTCTTGCTTTATCCTCTACTGATGCCACGGCTGCTAAATTAACCGTTGAACAGCGTCTTGAACTTCTAGAGAATCAATTATCAGAGAATAAATCAGAGCTTAAAAAAACGCAGGCAGAGCTGGCGGTTTATAAAGATAGAGTGGCGCTTTTACAAGGTGGCGCTCAAGGGAATAAACCAACAGTAGAATCTCCGACCACACAAACAGCACTTTCACCGGTGGCGGACAATATCAAAAATGAAAATAATGAGATTGGTACCGCGCCAGCGCGAACGCCGGTGAAAGGATCGCAGAGCGTCGCGGTAGTGAATAACGATGGCGGGAAAACCAGCGTTGAAAACGTCACCCTGACTGACATCAGTAAATTCGTTAAAGAGGATATCGGATTCAGCTACGAGGGTTATTTCCGCTCCGGCTGGGCGGCCTCTAATCGCGGATCGGCACAAACTTATGCCGCAGGCTCGCTGGGCCGTTTCGGCAACGAAATGAGCGGCTGGTTCGATTTAACCCTCAACCAGCGCGTCTATAATCAGGACGGAAAAACCGCCAACGCCATCGTCACCTATGATGGCAACGTCGGCGAGCAGTATAACGATGCCTGGTTTGGCGATACCAATAATGAAAATATCCTGCAATTCAGCGATATATTCCTGACCACCCGAGGATTCCTGCCATTTGCCCAAGAGGCTGATTTTTGGGTAGGCAAACATAAATTGCCGGAATACGAAATCCAAATGCTTGACTGGAAATCGTTAACTACCGACGTCGCCGCCGCCGTGGGGATTCAAAACTGGGACTTGGGGCCGGGCCAGTTAGACGCGTCACTGAGCCGTAATGACGTGGATGTTTATTCGCGGGATTTCAACCGCACCACGCAGATGAACACCAACTCAGTGGACTTACGCTATCGCAATATTCCGCTGTGGCAGGATGGCTCGCTGTCACTGATGGCGAAATATGCTTTCGCCAATAAAACTGACGAACAGAAGGACAACGAAGACAGTGGCGACTTCTTTAAGCTGAAAGACACCTGGATGACCACCGCCATCGTGCGCCAAGAGCTGCCTCGCGACGCATTCAACGAGTTCACGCTACAGGTGGCCAATAACTCCTATGCTAGCAGTTTCGCCAACTTCTCTGGGGCCAGCAACTCCATGGCGCAGGGGCGTTACTACTATGGCGACCAAACCAACGGCATTGCATGGCGCCTGATCTCGCAGGGGGAAATGTATCTCGCCGACAGAATCATCATGGCTAACGCGCTGGTCTGGTCGCACGGCAGTGATGTCTATAGCTATGAGAGCGGGGCGCACAGCGACTTCAACAGCTTCCGCGCTGCCGTTCGCCCGGCATGGATTTGGGATACCTGGAACCAAACCGGCGTCGAGTTAAGCTGGTTTACCCAGAAAAACAAAACCGAACAGGGTGAAGACCTGAAAGAGTCTGGCTATAAAACCACGCTCTACCACGCGCTGAAAGTCGGCCCAAGTCTGCTCGGCTCCCGCCCAGAAATCCGTTTCTACGGCACTTATCTCAGCATTTTGGACAACGAACTGTCGCAGTTCAGATTCAATGACAACAGCAAAAACGAGTTCATGGCCGGGGTGCAAGCCGAGGTGTGGTGGTGATGGTTTGGTAAACTGTTTAGCCCGCAAACGCGGGCTTTTTTATGCCTTCCCTCAAGCCAACTTCAATTAAAAAACGCCAGCTTAATCGCGAAGATAGCGAGGAACAGCCCGGCGGTTTTTTCCAGCAGGAAGATCATGCCGGGGCGGGCTTTGACCTTTTCGGCCAGTGATGAAGTCAGGGCAATCATAATGGTGCCGTAGATTAGCGTCAGTATGGCGGCGGTGCCCGCCAGCGTGGCGAAAGTTAGCAGGCCCTGGCTGTGAGCCGGGTCGATAAACAGTGGCAAGAACATTACGTAAAAAAGAATCGGTTTGGGATTGGTCAGGGTGATGACCACGCCTTGCAGGAAAGGCGTTCTCTTGCGCGTCACCGGCGGGGGAGGGGCGCTGATGCGCGACTTCATCAGCAGTTGTGCGCCGAGCCACAGCAGATAGGCCGCCCCCAGCCATTTGATAGCCTGAAACACATGGGGAGAGGATTCCAGCAGGGCTGCCACGCCTGCAATCGCCAGCCACAGCAGCACCTGATCGCCGAAAATGATTCCAAACAGGCTGAGCAATCCGTTGCGCGGCCCGCCTTTGCTGGTGCTGGTGATCAGTACTAGATTGCCCGGCCCTG
This window contains:
- a CDS encoding LysE family translocator; its protein translation is MPGIINYGTFVLSFIFMLIIPGPGNLVLITSTSKGGPRNGLLSLFGIIFGDQVLLWLAIAGVAALLESSPHVFQAIKWLGAAYLLWLGAQLLMKSRISAPPPPVTRKRTPFLQGVVITLTNPKPILFYVMFLPLFIDPAHSQGLLTFATLAGTAAILTLIYGTIMIALTSSLAEKVKARPGMIFLLEKTAGLFLAIFAIKLAFFN